The proteins below are encoded in one region of Rhizobacter sp.:
- a CDS encoding phosphoribosyltransferase produces the protein MLTEDGKHLYVSWDEYHLLIERLALKVHASGWQFDQILCLARGGMRPGDVLSRVFDKPLGIMSTSSYRAEAGTIQGRLDMAKYITLPKGELAGRILLVDDLADSGVTLRAVVERLRSMPAITELRSAVIWTKGVSSYTPDYYVELLPTSPWIHQPFEEYDELRPDGLARKFAI, from the coding sequence ATGTTGACCGAAGACGGCAAACACCTCTACGTCTCCTGGGACGAATACCACCTGTTGATCGAGCGCCTGGCGCTCAAGGTGCATGCATCGGGCTGGCAGTTCGACCAGATCCTGTGTCTAGCGCGTGGGGGCATGCGCCCGGGTGACGTGCTGTCGCGGGTGTTCGACAAGCCGCTCGGCATCATGTCGACGAGTTCGTATCGCGCCGAGGCCGGCACCATCCAAGGCCGGCTCGACATGGCGAAGTACATCACGCTGCCCAAGGGCGAGCTGGCGGGTCGCATCCTGCTGGTGGACGACTTGGCTGACTCCGGCGTCACGCTCAGGGCGGTGGTGGAGCGCCTGCGCAGCATGCCGGCCATCACCGAGCTGCGCTCTGCGGTCATCTGGACCAAGGGCGTGTCGAGCTACACGCCCGACTACTACGTCGAATTGCTGCCCACGAGCCCATGGATCCATCAGCCGTTCGAAGAGTACGACGAGCTGCGCCCGGACGGCCTGGCGCGGAAGTTTGCGATCTGA
- the uppS gene encoding di-trans,poly-cis-decaprenylcistransferase produces the protein MDGNGRWAKKRFMPRFVGHKFGVDALVGVVKACADRGVEYVTVFAFSSENWKRPADEVSGLMSLAISTVSKHLTKMVGEGVRIRIVGDRSHVAPAVRAALDRAEESTRHNTRINLSVAFNYGGRWDVVQACQKAIADGVAPEALDEATLSRYMAMSFAPDPDLFIRTGGEKRVSNFLLWQSAYSEFVFSDCLWPDFGEAELDAALADYARRDRRFGLVSSADAAALAKA, from the coding sequence ATGGATGGCAATGGCCGCTGGGCCAAGAAGCGCTTCATGCCCCGCTTCGTCGGGCATAAGTTTGGGGTCGACGCACTCGTTGGGGTGGTGAAGGCCTGCGCTGACCGCGGGGTTGAGTACGTCACGGTGTTCGCGTTCTCATCCGAGAACTGGAAGCGCCCGGCCGATGAGGTGTCGGGGCTGATGAGCCTGGCCATTTCCACCGTCTCGAAGCACCTCACCAAGATGGTGGGCGAGGGCGTGCGCATCCGCATCGTCGGGGATCGTTCCCACGTCGCGCCCGCGGTGCGCGCGGCGCTCGACCGTGCCGAGGAGTCCACGCGCCACAACACCCGCATCAACCTGTCGGTCGCGTTCAACTACGGCGGCCGCTGGGACGTGGTGCAGGCCTGCCAGAAGGCGATCGCCGATGGTGTGGCACCGGAGGCTTTGGACGAGGCCACGCTCTCGCGCTACATGGCGATGAGCTTCGCGCCCGACCCCGATCTCTTCATCCGCACCGGCGGCGAAAAGCGCGTGAGCAATTTCCTCCTCTGGCAGTCGGCGTATTCGGAGTTCGTGTTCAGCGACTGCCTCTGGCCCGACTTCGGCGAGGCTGAACTCGATGCGGCACTGGCCGATTACGCGCGGCGCGATCGCCGCTTCGGGCTGGTGTCGTCGGCCGACGCCGCGGCACTGGCGAAGGCCTGA
- a CDS encoding FAD-dependent oxidoreductase — translation MRVAVIGAGIVGVTSAYELAADGHDVTVFERRGSVAAESSFANAGVIAPGYVTPWASPGMPWHVMSHLFQRHAPVRLNARLSASTLGWMWRWWRACRPAAYRSNRNHLRRLATYSKQRLHKLTQTLQLDYERAEGYLVLLRSAREAERAQAGLTLLTEAGIRHHFLDASQCRQVEPGLSADAPLHAGIHLPQDEVGNCRQFALLLRTEAERLGAKFRFHTTVQSLMPGSRPTLTKVYSPMEESTWVSADAARLDGPPTDVLPFEPETETFDAVVICAAVDSTTLLRPHGLKLPLAPVYGYSVTAPLRKLDVHPDMGPRSAVMDERYKVAVSRIGSRLRVAGSAEIGGRPGQHHKAALATLYKVLNDWFPGAAHMSQAQVWKGARPMLPDGPPLLGASGLPGVWLNLGHGSSGWALACGSARVVADAVSSRAAAIDTEGLGLERLRH, via the coding sequence ATGCGCGTCGCCGTGATCGGCGCCGGCATCGTCGGCGTGACGTCTGCCTATGAGCTGGCGGCTGATGGACACGATGTGACGGTCTTCGAGCGGCGCGGCAGCGTCGCCGCCGAATCAAGCTTCGCCAACGCCGGCGTGATCGCGCCCGGCTACGTGACCCCCTGGGCCTCGCCCGGCATGCCGTGGCATGTGATGAGCCACCTCTTTCAACGCCACGCACCGGTGCGGCTCAACGCGCGCCTGAGCGCGTCGACACTCGGCTGGATGTGGCGCTGGTGGCGAGCCTGCCGCCCGGCCGCCTATCGAAGCAACCGCAATCACCTGCGGCGTCTGGCCACCTACAGCAAGCAGCGTCTGCACAAACTCACCCAGACCTTGCAGCTCGACTATGAGCGTGCAGAAGGCTACCTCGTGCTGTTGCGCAGCGCGCGCGAAGCCGAGCGCGCACAAGCCGGCCTGACCCTGCTGACTGAAGCCGGCATCCGGCACCACTTCCTCGACGCTTCGCAATGCCGCCAGGTCGAGCCGGGGCTGAGCGCTGACGCACCGCTGCACGCTGGCATCCATCTGCCGCAAGACGAGGTGGGCAACTGTCGCCAGTTCGCGCTGCTGTTGCGCACCGAGGCCGAGCGCCTGGGTGCGAAGTTCCGCTTCCACACCACCGTGCAGAGCCTCATGCCGGGCAGCAGGCCGACGCTGACCAAGGTCTATTCGCCGATGGAGGAATCGACCTGGGTGAGCGCCGACGCCGCGCGCCTCGACGGCCCACCGACCGACGTGCTGCCCTTCGAACCCGAGACCGAGACCTTCGACGCCGTCGTCATCTGCGCCGCCGTCGACTCGACCACGCTGCTGCGCCCGCATGGCTTGAAGCTGCCGCTGGCGCCGGTGTATGGCTACTCGGTCACGGCGCCGCTGCGCAAGCTCGACGTGCACCCCGACATGGGCCCGCGCTCGGCCGTGATGGACGAGCGCTACAAGGTCGCCGTCAGCCGCATCGGCTCGCGCCTGCGCGTGGCTGGCAGCGCCGAGATCGGCGGCCGGCCCGGGCAGCATCACAAGGCGGCGCTCGCCACGCTCTACAAGGTGCTCAACGACTGGTTCCCCGGCGCCGCGCACATGAGCCAGGCCCAGGTGTGGAAAGGCGCGCGCCCCATGCTCCCCGACGGCCCCCCCCTGCTGGGAGCCAGCGGCCTGCCGGGGGTTTGGCTCAACCTCGGCCACGGCTCCAGCGGTTGGGCGCTGGCCTGCGGCTCGGCTCGTGTGGTGGCCGATGCGGTGTCATCGCGCGCTGCCGCCATCGACACCGAAGGCCTCGGCCTCGAACGCCTGCGGCACTGA
- a CDS encoding amidase (catalyzes the hydrolysis of a monocarboxylic acid amid to form a monocarboxylate and ammonia) has product MTNDLTAARAALLQGRTTAAESLATSLQAAGSAANAKTYLKRFDAQAMAAADSVDRLHTAGAPLPALAGLAVSVKALFDVQGHTTTAASRVLADAPEAQTDSPAVARLRAAGAALTGHTNMTEFAFSGVGLNPHHGTPANAGTSALDPEPRIPGGSTSGGAVSVASGAAWAALGSDTGGSIRIPAALQGLVGFKNTARLTPTEGAIPLSTTLDTACAITRSVRDAVLLHEVLAARSASLPGRPINALRLAVPAPQLEGLDETVARAFERTVARLRQAGAQIDTIALPELGDLAAINATGGFSAAESWAWHRHLLKEHQADYDPRVALRIRRGETMSAADYLDLTRARADWIARMTLTLRRYDALISPTVPIVAPTIASVASDEAFFAANTLLLRNPSVVNMLDGCALSLPCHTPDELPVGLMVWSHALQDDTVLDASLAIEATLAKERS; this is encoded by the coding sequence ATGACGAATGACCTGACCGCCGCCCGAGCCGCCCTGCTGCAAGGGCGCACGACGGCCGCCGAGTCCTTGGCCACCAGCTTGCAGGCCGCCGGGAGCGCCGCCAACGCCAAGACGTATCTCAAGCGCTTCGATGCCCAGGCGATGGCCGCTGCGGACAGCGTCGATCGGCTGCACACGGCCGGCGCGCCACTCCCCGCCCTCGCAGGCCTCGCGGTGAGCGTGAAGGCCTTGTTCGACGTGCAAGGCCACACCACGACGGCCGCGTCCCGCGTGTTGGCCGATGCGCCCGAGGCACAGACCGACAGCCCTGCGGTCGCACGACTGCGCGCCGCCGGTGCCGCGCTCACCGGCCACACCAACATGACCGAGTTCGCGTTCTCCGGAGTGGGCTTGAACCCTCACCACGGCACGCCGGCGAACGCAGGCACGTCGGCCCTCGATCCTGAACCGCGCATCCCCGGCGGTTCGACCTCCGGCGGCGCCGTCTCGGTCGCCAGCGGCGCGGCATGGGCCGCCCTGGGCTCCGATACCGGCGGCTCGATCCGCATCCCCGCCGCGCTGCAAGGGCTGGTCGGCTTCAAGAACACCGCCAGGCTGACACCCACCGAGGGCGCCATTCCGCTGTCGACCACTCTCGACACCGCCTGCGCCATCACCCGCTCGGTGCGCGATGCGGTGCTGCTGCACGAAGTGCTGGCCGCACGCAGCGCCAGCCTGCCCGGCCGCCCGATCAATGCGCTCCGGCTCGCCGTGCCCGCGCCGCAACTCGAGGGCCTGGACGAGACCGTGGCCCGCGCCTTCGAGCGCACCGTCGCCAGGCTCAGACAAGCCGGTGCACAGATCGACACCATCGCCCTGCCCGAACTCGGCGACCTCGCCGCGATCAACGCCACCGGTGGCTTCTCTGCCGCCGAAAGCTGGGCCTGGCACCGCCATCTCTTGAAAGAACACCAAGCCGACTACGACCCACGAGTCGCACTGCGCATCCGCCGCGGTGAAACGATGTCGGCCGCCGACTACCTCGACCTCACGCGCGCCCGCGCCGACTGGATTGCCCGCATGACCCTCACGCTGCGCCGCTACGACGCGCTGATCAGCCCCACCGTCCCCATCGTCGCACCCACCATCGCCAGCGTGGCGAGCGACGAGGCCTTCTTCGCCGCCAACACCCTGCTGCTGCGCAACCCCTCCGTCGTGAACATGCTCGACGGCTGCGCACTGTCCCTCCCCTGCCACACGCCGGATGAGCTGCCCGTGGGCCTGATGGTCTGGAGCCACGCACTCCAAGACGACACCGTGCTCGACGCCTCGCTCGCCATCGAAGCCACGCTTGCGAAGGAGCGCTCCTGA
- the rnr gene encoding ribonuclease R, whose amino-acid sequence MDYIIKQSKFSNTTAIGAELMSEVEGTVQGHRDGHGFVVRDDNQPDLYLSPQEMRAVLHRDRVKARVVRYDRKGRPEGRVLEILERRKTPIIGRLLHESGIWLVAPEDKRYGQDIMVPKNAIANATAGQVVAIELTEPPSLYSQPMGRVTEVLGEIDDPGMEIEIAVRKYEVPHRFSPETLAQTASLPEKVRPADKRDRIDLTDVPLVTIDGEDARDFDDAVYCEPAKHGRGKSAFDGYRLVVAIADVSHYVKPGEPLDDDAYERATSVYFPRRVIPMLPEKLSNGLCSLNPNEDRLSMVCDMLITKEGDIHAYQFFPAVICSHARFTYNEVAAILANTRGPEAARRKDLVPHLLHLHEVYRALLKARAKRGAVDFETTETQIICDDNGRIEKIVPRTRTEAHKLIEEAMLAANVCSADFIASAKHSSLYRVHEGPTPEKKTLLQNYLRQLGLGMNVGDDPKPGEFQAIAAATKDRPDAQQIHTMLLRSMQQAIYTGVNSGHFGLAYEAYTHFTSPIRRYPDLLVHRVIKALLLGKRYSLLSGHIEAAGKSRKNSHAEEERWEGVGAHCSANERRADEASRDVEAWLKCRFMREHLGEEYSGTVSAVTSFGLFVTLDSLYVEGLIHITELGGEYFRFDEARQELRGERSGVRYAIGSRVRVQVSRVDLDGRKIDFRMVHEGEDGVLQARAKRDKAGAGKGAVAELAAVKEADRAVKAATRARKESVSGKKSGAHPVRAAKSAARKASGKTARRR is encoded by the coding sequence TTGGACTATATCATCAAACAATCGAAATTTTCAAACACGACTGCCATCGGCGCTGAGCTGATGAGCGAAGTCGAAGGGACAGTGCAAGGTCATCGCGATGGACACGGCTTCGTCGTGCGCGATGACAACCAGCCCGATCTCTATCTTTCGCCGCAGGAAATGCGTGCGGTGCTGCATCGCGATCGTGTGAAGGCGCGCGTGGTGCGCTACGACCGCAAGGGCCGCCCCGAGGGCCGCGTGCTCGAGATCCTCGAGCGCCGCAAGACGCCCATCATCGGCCGCCTGCTGCACGAGAGCGGCATCTGGCTCGTGGCGCCCGAAGACAAGCGCTACGGTCAGGACATCATGGTCCCGAAGAACGCGATCGCGAACGCGACCGCAGGCCAGGTCGTCGCCATCGAGCTGACCGAGCCCCCGTCGCTGTATTCGCAGCCGATGGGCCGCGTGACCGAAGTACTGGGCGAGATCGACGACCCCGGCATGGAGATCGAGATCGCGGTGCGCAAGTACGAAGTGCCGCATCGTTTCTCGCCGGAGACTCTGGCGCAGACGGCCAGCCTGCCCGAGAAGGTGCGCCCCGCCGACAAGCGTGATCGCATCGACCTCACCGACGTGCCGCTCGTCACCATCGACGGCGAAGACGCCCGTGACTTCGACGACGCTGTGTATTGCGAGCCCGCGAAGCACGGCCGTGGCAAGAGCGCGTTCGACGGCTATCGCCTCGTGGTGGCGATCGCCGACGTGAGCCACTACGTGAAGCCCGGTGAGCCGCTGGACGACGACGCGTATGAGCGCGCCACGTCGGTGTACTTCCCGCGCCGCGTGATCCCGATGCTGCCGGAGAAGCTCTCCAACGGACTGTGTTCGCTCAACCCGAACGAAGACCGGCTGTCGATGGTGTGCGACATGCTCATCACGAAAGAGGGCGACATTCACGCCTACCAGTTCTTCCCGGCCGTGATCTGCTCGCACGCGCGCTTCACGTACAACGAGGTGGCCGCCATCCTGGCGAACACGCGCGGTCCGGAGGCGGCACGCCGCAAGGACCTGGTGCCGCACCTGCTCCACCTGCACGAGGTCTACCGCGCCCTGCTCAAGGCCCGCGCCAAACGCGGAGCGGTCGACTTCGAGACGACCGAGACGCAAATCATCTGCGACGACAACGGTCGCATCGAGAAGATCGTGCCGCGCACGCGTACCGAAGCGCACAAGCTGATCGAAGAGGCGATGCTGGCCGCCAATGTGTGCTCGGCCGACTTCATCGCATCGGCCAAGCATTCGTCGCTGTACCGCGTGCACGAAGGGCCGACACCCGAGAAGAAGACGCTGCTGCAGAACTACCTCAGGCAGCTCGGCCTCGGCATGAACGTGGGCGACGATCCGAAGCCCGGTGAGTTCCAGGCCATCGCCGCCGCGACCAAAGACCGCCCCGACGCCCAGCAGATCCACACCATGCTGCTGAGATCCATGCAGCAGGCCATCTACACCGGCGTCAACAGCGGCCACTTCGGGCTGGCCTACGAGGCCTACACGCACTTCACGAGCCCGATCCGCCGTTACCCCGACCTGCTGGTGCACCGGGTCATCAAGGCGCTGCTGTTGGGCAAGCGCTACAGCCTCCTGAGCGGCCATATCGAGGCTGCGGGCAAGTCGAGGAAGAACTCGCACGCGGAAGAAGAGCGGTGGGAAGGCGTGGGCGCACATTGCAGCGCGAACGAGCGCCGTGCAGACGAGGCCTCGCGTGATGTCGAAGCCTGGCTCAAGTGCCGCTTCATGCGCGAGCACCTGGGTGAGGAGTACAGCGGCACGGTGAGCGCCGTGACGAGCTTCGGGCTCTTCGTGACGCTCGACAGCTTGTACGTCGAAGGCCTGATCCACATCACCGAACTCGGCGGCGAATATTTCCGCTTCGACGAAGCGAGACAGGAACTGCGGGGCGAACGCTCCGGTGTGCGCTACGCCATCGGGTCTCGCGTGCGTGTGCAGGTGAGTCGCGTCGACCTTGACGGCCGCAAGATCGACTTCCGCATGGTCCACGAAGGCGAAGACGGCGTGCTGCAGGCGCGTGCGAAGCGCGACAAGGCGGGTGCCGGCAAGGGCGCCGTCGCCGAGCTGGCCGCGGTGAAGGAGGCCGACCGTGCGGTGAAAGCCGCGACGAGAGCCCGCAAGGAGAGCGTCTCCGGCAAGAAGAGCGGCGCACACCCGGTGCGTGCGGCCAAGTCGGCGGCCCGCAAAGCCAGCGGCAAGACGGCGCGCCGGCGCTGA
- a CDS encoding NAD(P)H-hydrate dehydratase, translated as MQRILPTRRDWPLHDVAASRLIEQQAQVGLPPHTLMQRAGAAVAALTRALHPHAQRVWIACGPGNNGGDGLDAAIHLLAAGWSVDVTLIGDPAQLPADAADAYARARAAGVPVGTSTRPARAPDVAIDAVLGLGSRRPPAGELAALIETLNALTCPVLAVDLPSGLNADTGQAHGEACVVADHTLSLLTLKPGLFTGAGRDHAGEVWFESLDVTHDGASTRLGGAPALAHHHRHAQHKGSFGDVAVVGGAAGMAGAAWLAARAAHAAGSGRVYVDMLDPAARLDAGRPELMVRPGWWQPATAESSTVVAGCGGGTAIRQALPRLLSTAGRLVLDADALNAVSADPTLASLLSARRSRQRETVLTPHPLEAARLLNTDTTSVQSDRLAAARRLSQQFGSVVVLKGSGSVIAAPDGTLWINGTGNAALASAGTGDVLAGWIGGCWSASGSNALDAARHATWLHGLAAERSPTAPLRAADLIEAMHSAAPQR; from the coding sequence ATGCAGCGCATCCTGCCCACCCGGCGCGACTGGCCTCTGCACGATGTGGCCGCGTCGCGGCTGATCGAGCAGCAGGCGCAGGTGGGGTTGCCACCTCACACCCTGATGCAGCGAGCGGGCGCGGCAGTTGCCGCACTCACGCGCGCATTGCATCCGCACGCACAACGCGTGTGGATCGCCTGCGGCCCCGGCAACAACGGCGGCGACGGGCTGGATGCCGCGATCCATCTGCTTGCCGCAGGCTGGTCGGTCGACGTCACGTTGATCGGTGACCCCGCACAGCTACCGGCGGATGCGGCCGATGCCTACGCGCGAGCGCGCGCGGCTGGCGTCCCGGTCGGCACAAGTACCCGGCCTGCCCGCGCACCCGATGTCGCCATCGATGCCGTGCTGGGCCTGGGCAGCCGCCGGCCGCCAGCCGGTGAGCTTGCCGCGCTCATCGAAACCCTGAATGCCCTCACCTGCCCGGTGTTGGCGGTCGATCTGCCCTCCGGATTGAATGCAGACACTGGACAGGCGCATGGCGAGGCCTGCGTCGTCGCGGATCACACGCTGTCGCTGCTGACGCTCAAGCCGGGTCTCTTCACAGGCGCGGGGCGAGACCATGCGGGCGAGGTGTGGTTCGAGTCCTTGGATGTCACACACGATGGCGCGAGCACCAGGCTCGGTGGTGCTCCAGCGCTGGCTCACCACCACCGCCATGCCCAGCACAAAGGGAGCTTCGGCGACGTCGCCGTGGTCGGCGGCGCCGCGGGCATGGCGGGTGCGGCATGGCTCGCTGCGCGTGCAGCGCATGCAGCGGGCAGCGGCCGCGTGTACGTCGATATGCTCGACCCCGCGGCAAGGCTGGATGCCGGACGGCCCGAGCTGATGGTCCGCCCCGGCTGGTGGCAGCCCGCCACCGCCGAATCGAGCACCGTGGTCGCCGGCTGCGGCGGCGGCACGGCGATCCGCCAGGCACTGCCTCGTTTGTTGAGCACTGCCGGCCGGCTGGTGCTGGATGCTGATGCCCTGAATGCGGTGTCGGCCGATCCCACACTGGCCAGCCTTTTGTCGGCACGTCGTTCGCGTCAGCGCGAAACGGTGCTGACCCCTCATCCTCTCGAAGCCGCGCGACTCTTGAATACCGACACCACGAGCGTGCAGTCAGACCGCCTCGCCGCCGCTCGCCGTCTTTCGCAGCAATTCGGCAGCGTCGTTGTGCTGAAGGGCTCGGGGTCGGTGATTGCAGCCCCCGACGGCACGCTGTGGATCAATGGCACCGGCAACGCCGCCCTCGCGAGCGCTGGCACAGGCGACGTGCTCGCAGGATGGATCGGCGGCTGCTGGTCGGCGTCGGGCAGCAACGCGCTGGATGCAGCCCGTCATGCCACCTGGCTGCACGGCCTGGCCGCCGAGCGCAGCCCAACGGCGCCGCTGCGGGCGGCCGATCTGATCGAGGCCATGCACAGCGCAGCGCCGCAGCGCTGA
- the pyrH gene encoding UMP kinase — translation MQAYKRILLKLSGEALMGDDAYGINRATIVRMVREIQEVTQLGCEVAVVIGGGNIFRGVAGGSVGMDRATADYMGMLATVMNSLALADTMRQEGMTARVMSAIGIEQVVEPYVRPKALQYLEEGKVVVFAAGTGNPFFTTDTAAALRGAEIGAEIVLKATKVDGVYTADPKKDPSATRYSRVTFDEAITRNLQVLDATAFALCRDQKLPIKVFSIFKAGALKRVVLGEDEGTLVHV, via the coding sequence ATGCAAGCCTACAAGCGCATCCTGCTCAAACTTTCTGGCGAAGCCCTGATGGGCGACGATGCCTATGGCATCAACCGCGCGACCATCGTTCGCATGGTGCGCGAGATCCAGGAAGTGACGCAGCTCGGGTGCGAAGTGGCGGTGGTGATCGGCGGGGGCAACATCTTCCGCGGCGTGGCGGGCGGCTCGGTCGGCATGGACCGGGCGACGGCCGACTACATGGGTATGCTCGCGACGGTGATGAACTCGCTGGCGCTGGCCGACACCATGCGGCAAGAGGGCATGACGGCGCGCGTGATGTCGGCCATCGGCATCGAGCAGGTCGTCGAGCCCTACGTGCGCCCGAAGGCGCTGCAATACCTCGAAGAAGGCAAGGTGGTGGTCTTCGCTGCCGGCACCGGCAACCCCTTCTTCACCACCGACACGGCCGCGGCACTGCGCGGCGCCGAGATCGGCGCCGAGATCGTGCTCAAGGCCACCAAGGTCGACGGCGTCTACACCGCCGATCCCAAGAAAGACCCGAGCGCCACGCGCTACAGCCGGGTCACGTTCGACGAAGCCATCACCCGCAACCTGCAGGTGCTCGACGCAACCGCCTTCGCGCTGTGCCGCGACCAGAAGCTGCCGATCAAGGTCTTCAGCATCTTCAAGGCCGGCGCGCTCAAGCGCGTGGTGCTGGGTGAAGACGAAGGCACTCTGGTGCACGTGTGA
- the frr gene encoding ribosome recycling factor: MSIADIRKNAEQKMAKSIESFKNELGKIRTGRAHPGILDQVQVDYYGSMVPISQVANVSLLDARTISVQPWEKGMGPKIEKAIRESDLGLNPAAQGDLLRVPLPALTEERRRDLTKVVRSAAEDSRIAVRNLRRDANDQAKKLLKDKLITEDDERRSLDEVQKLTDRIIAEIDRLTSAKEAEIMAV; the protein is encoded by the coding sequence ATGAGCATCGCAGACATCCGCAAGAACGCAGAACAGAAGATGGCCAAGTCCATCGAATCGTTCAAGAACGAACTCGGCAAGATCCGCACCGGCCGCGCCCACCCTGGCATCCTCGACCAGGTGCAGGTCGACTACTACGGCTCGATGGTTCCCATCAGCCAGGTCGCCAACGTGAGCCTGCTCGACGCCCGCACGATCAGCGTGCAGCCCTGGGAAAAGGGCATGGGCCCGAAAATCGAGAAAGCCATCCGCGAGTCGGACCTGGGGCTCAACCCCGCCGCACAAGGCGACCTGCTGCGTGTGCCGCTGCCGGCATTGACTGAAGAGCGCCGCCGCGATCTGACGAAGGTGGTGCGTTCGGCCGCTGAAGATTCGCGCATCGCGGTGCGCAACCTGCGCCGCGACGCCAACGACCAGGCCAAGAAGCTCCTCAAAGACAAGCTCATCACCGAGGACGACGAGCGTCGCTCGCTCGACGAGGTGCAGAAGCTCACCGACCGCATCATTGCGGAAATCGACCGCCTCACCTCGGCCAAGGAAGCCGAGATCATGGCCGTCTGA
- the rpsB gene encoding 30S ribosomal protein S2, which yields MSVTMREMLEAGVHFGHQTRFWNPKMAPYIYGHRNKIHIINLEKTQPLFLDAMKFIRQLAAKRGTILMVGTKRQAREVIVQEAKRAGMPYVDQRWLGGMLTNFKTVKGSLKKLKDMQAQVESGSEIRIKKEALLFQRELAKLEKDIGGIQDMNALPDAIFVIDVGYHKIAVAEAKKLGIPVIGVVDSNHSPDGIDYVIPGNDDSSKAVALYARAVADAVLEGKANATNEVVQAVSAEGDEFVEVSENA from the coding sequence ATGTCCGTCACCATGCGTGAAATGCTGGAAGCCGGCGTCCATTTCGGGCACCAAACGCGCTTCTGGAACCCCAAGATGGCCCCGTACATCTACGGCCATCGCAACAAGATCCACATCATCAACCTCGAGAAGACGCAGCCGCTCTTCCTCGACGCGATGAAGTTCATCCGCCAGCTCGCCGCCAAGCGCGGCACGATCCTGATGGTCGGCACCAAGCGCCAGGCGCGCGAAGTGATCGTGCAGGAAGCCAAGCGCGCCGGCATGCCCTACGTCGACCAGCGCTGGCTCGGCGGCATGCTGACCAACTTCAAGACGGTCAAGGGCTCGCTGAAGAAGCTGAAGGACATGCAAGCCCAGGTCGAATCGGGCTCTGAAATCCGTATCAAGAAGGAAGCTCTGCTGTTCCAGCGCGAGCTGGCCAAGCTCGAGAAGGACATCGGCGGCATTCAAGACATGAACGCCCTGCCCGATGCGATCTTCGTCATCGACGTCGGCTACCACAAGATCGCCGTGGCTGAAGCCAAGAAGCTCGGCATTCCCGTGATCGGCGTGGTGGACTCCAACCACTCGCCCGACGGCATCGACTACGTGATTCCGGGCAACGACGACTCGTCGAAGGCCGTCGCGCTGTACGCCCGTGCCGTGGCTGATGCCGTGCTGGAAGGCAAGGCCAACGCCACGAACGAAGTGGTCCAGGCTGTGTCGGCCGAAGGCGACGAATTCGTGGAAGTCAGCGAGAACGCCTGA
- a CDS encoding elongation factor Ts: MAAITASMVAELRAKTDAPMMECKKALTEADGDFDKAEELLRVKLGSKAGKAASRITAEGVVAAAVEGTTGAILEVNCETDFVTKNDSFLALAKAAAELIAKSNPADVAALGALPYSQDGFGPTLEDVRKGLVGKIGENMSFRRFKRYSNGGKLASYLHGTRIGVVVEFDGDEVAAKDVAMHVAAMKPVSLSANDVPATLIEKERSVASLKAAESGKPADIVTKMVEGSVQKYLKEVSLLNQVFVKAADGKQTVEQYLKSTNTTVKGFTLYVVGEGIEKKVDDFAAEVAAQVAAAKGA, translated from the coding sequence ATGGCTGCAATCACCGCAAGCATGGTCGCCGAGCTGCGCGCCAAGACCGACGCCCCGATGATGGAGTGCAAGAAGGCACTCACCGAAGCCGACGGCGACTTCGACAAGGCGGAAGAGCTGCTGCGCGTCAAGCTGGGCAGCAAGGCCGGCAAGGCTGCTTCGCGCATCACCGCCGAGGGCGTGGTCGCCGCGGCCGTGGAAGGCACGACAGGTGCCATCCTCGAAGTCAACTGCGAAACCGACTTCGTCACCAAGAACGACTCGTTCCTGGCCCTCGCCAAGGCTGCGGCCGAGCTGATCGCCAAGAGCAACCCGGCCGACGTGGCGGCGCTGGGCGCGCTGCCCTATTCGCAAGACGGTTTCGGCCCGACCCTGGAAGACGTGCGCAAGGGCCTCGTCGGCAAGATCGGCGAAAACATGTCGTTCCGCCGCTTCAAGCGCTATTCCAATGGCGGCAAGCTCGCCAGCTACCTGCACGGCACCCGCATCGGCGTGGTCGTCGAGTTCGACGGTGATGAAGTCGCGGCGAAGGACGTGGCCATGCACGTGGCCGCCATGAAGCCGGTGTCGCTGTCGGCGAACGACGTGCCGGCCACCCTGATCGAGAAGGAGCGCTCGGTCGCGTCGCTGAAGGCTGCCGAATCGGGCAAGCCGGCCGACATCGTCACCAAGATGGTCGAAGGCTCGGTGCAGAAGTACCTGAAGGAAGTCAGTCTGCTGAACCAGGTGTTCGTGAAGGCCGCTGATGGCAAGCAGACCGTCGAGCAGTACCTCAAGTCGACCAACACCACGGTCAAGGGCTTCACGCTCTACGTGGTCGGTGAAGGCATCGAGAAGAAGGTCGACGACTTCGCTGCCGAAGTGGCGGCGCAAGTGGCGGCTGCCAAGGGCGCCTGA